One Corynebacterium appendicis CIP 107643 DNA window includes the following coding sequences:
- a CDS encoding AMP-dependent synthetase/ligase — protein sequence MMLEKCEKHPDQTFFSRPEGRDWVQVTGEDFAKQVRAVAKGIVANGVEQGDRVILMADSSYEWALLDYAIWAAGAASVPVYPSSSEHQVQWIAEDSGAKLVITDSERNRHLYDYLILREDGTPRLEGSPSQLTRSLSFATGAIGALTTDGREVEDSVIDERIANIKHDDLASLVYTSGTTGRPKGCILTHLVWASQANALLANKIGYLINDKDATHYMTILPLAHVLARSVALASAIGGAHQAHWSDMRTLTLALQRFEPEMLLGVPRVFEKVRDGAYNKAAEGSAFKAKTFLEAEKVAIEHSKAMDSGARLSLRSRVRHKIFDRLVYKQLREAVGGKAQLAISGGSAISTDLLHFFRGMGIPIYEGYGLTETAAAACVNYPGGTKIGTVGKPNNGYSVKINEDGEICFKGDGVFKGYWNNEEATNEALVDGWFVTGDLGEIDDEGYVKITGRKKDLIVTAGGKNVSPGPMEDIMRSDPLISQAVVVGDGRPFVSLLVTIDEDELRRWQADNGLESRPLKELVKTTELRAAVQNVVNEANKTVSHAEQIKKFRILTRDLSEEEGEITPTLKVKRNVVMENFEKQIERMYR from the coding sequence ATGATGCTGGAGAAATGCGAGAAGCATCCTGATCAGACCTTCTTCTCCCGCCCGGAGGGGCGCGACTGGGTGCAGGTGACGGGCGAGGACTTTGCCAAGCAGGTCCGCGCTGTCGCTAAAGGCATTGTCGCCAATGGGGTGGAGCAGGGCGATCGCGTCATTCTGATGGCGGACTCCAGCTACGAATGGGCGCTGCTGGACTACGCCATCTGGGCGGCGGGTGCGGCGAGCGTGCCGGTGTACCCGTCGTCGTCCGAGCACCAGGTGCAGTGGATTGCGGAGGATTCCGGCGCGAAGCTCGTGATCACCGATAGTGAGCGGAACCGCCACCTGTATGACTACCTGATTCTGCGCGAGGACGGCACGCCGCGCCTCGAAGGATCTCCGTCCCAGCTGACGCGTTCGCTGTCGTTCGCCACCGGTGCGATTGGCGCTTTGACCACGGACGGCCGTGAGGTCGAGGACTCCGTGATCGACGAGCGCATCGCGAATATCAAGCACGATGATCTGGCGTCGCTGGTGTACACCTCGGGCACGACCGGCCGCCCGAAGGGCTGCATCCTCACCCACCTGGTGTGGGCGTCGCAGGCGAACGCTCTGCTGGCCAACAAGATCGGCTACCTGATCAACGACAAAGACGCCACTCACTACATGACGATTCTCCCGCTGGCGCATGTTTTGGCGCGTTCGGTCGCTCTCGCGAGCGCTATCGGCGGTGCGCACCAGGCGCACTGGTCGGACATGCGCACCCTCACGCTGGCGCTGCAGCGTTTCGAGCCGGAGATGCTGCTCGGCGTTCCGCGGGTGTTCGAGAAGGTGCGCGACGGCGCCTACAACAAGGCGGCGGAAGGTTCCGCATTCAAGGCGAAGACCTTCCTCGAGGCGGAGAAGGTCGCCATCGAGCACTCCAAGGCGATGGACTCCGGTGCGCGTCTTTCGCTGCGTTCCCGTGTGCGCCACAAGATCTTCGACCGCCTCGTCTACAAGCAGTTGCGCGAGGCTGTTGGCGGCAAGGCTCAGCTCGCCATCTCAGGTGGATCCGCGATTTCCACCGATTTGCTCCACTTCTTCCGCGGAATGGGCATCCCGATCTACGAAGGCTATGGCCTCACCGAGACGGCGGCGGCCGCCTGCGTGAACTACCCGGGCGGTACGAAGATCGGCACCGTCGGCAAGCCGAATAACGGCTACTCCGTCAAGATCAACGAGGACGGGGAAATCTGCTTCAAGGGCGACGGCGTGTTCAAGGGGTACTGGAACAACGAGGAAGCCACGAACGAAGCGCTTGTCGACGGCTGGTTTGTGACCGGTGACCTCGGCGAGATCGACGATGAGGGCTACGTGAAAATCACGGGTCGCAAGAAGGACCTGATCGTCACCGCCGGCGGCAAGAATGTCTCGCCTGGGCCGATGGAAGACATCATGCGTTCCGATCCGTTGATCTCCCAGGCGGTCGTGGTGGGCGACGGCAGGCCGTTTGTCAGTCTCTTGGTCACCATCGACGAAGACGAGCTGCGCCGTTGGCAAGCGGACAACGGCCTGGAAAGCCGTCCTCTGAAGGAACTGGTGAAGACGACCGAGCTGCGCGCAGCCGTCCAGAACGTGGTCAACGAGGCGAACAAGACCGTCAGTCACGCCGAGCAGATCAAGAAATTCCGCATTCTCACCCGCGACCTGAGCGAGGAAGAAGGCGAGATCACTCCGACGCTGAAGGTGAAGCGCAACGTGGTCATGGAGAACTTCGAGAAGCAGATCGAGCGCATGTACCGCTAA
- a CDS encoding 4-alpha-glucanotransferase, with product MADMELLEQLATAYGFSLTYRGQNNEIVASPRGSLVHLLKALDVPLSDDPAPEELTEALHAWRTHWATRPLPPVVIAREGRETYFNVHVPEGAPANVTITLEDGTTSTAYQDENWAPPTEGWGEATFHTRGDLPTGWHTIHLESDGIDETCSLVVTPQVIRRNLELLNNPAYGVMAQLYSVRSEHSWGIGDFYDLGKLAKVLARNGAEFLLINPVHAAQPLPPIEDSPYLPTSRRFINPIYISVEDVPEYKLLDADTREDIEELAAEFKALNTSSDFIERNPIFDAKLAALNELFYVFEESGDHEAFDAFVEFEGQGLLEYARWCAKQELGVDSDDLPRFYMWLQFVADNQRKAAQQAALDAGMSIGIMTDLAVGVHPGGSDAHTLRKVLVEQASVGAPPDAYSQHGQDWSQPPWNPFKLAENGYVPWREMLQTVLRHSGGIRVDHILGLFRLFWIPRMGTPAEGAYMNYDHEAMLGILALEADRANAVVVGEDLGTFEPWVQEELRDRGILGTSVIWFEHSPTGERPMQPQEYRNLALSSVGTHDLPPTAGYLSGAHNELRHQLGLMDDSFEEMDAQDIAWQSHVLNTAREHGYFANTPLADTDFDGLGREERGDVDELVLGLTRFIADTGSALTCTNLVDMVGDTRIQNQPGTNAEQYKNWCVPLSDKDGNAVLIENLENIDLFHKVAEASSRTAR from the coding sequence GTGGCTGATATGGAACTGCTCGAGCAACTCGCTACCGCCTACGGTTTCAGTTTGACCTACCGGGGCCAGAACAACGAGATCGTGGCCTCGCCGCGCGGGTCGCTCGTCCACCTACTCAAAGCGCTCGACGTTCCGCTTTCTGACGACCCCGCGCCCGAGGAGCTCACCGAAGCCCTCCACGCGTGGCGCACCCACTGGGCCACCCGCCCACTACCCCCGGTCGTCATCGCACGCGAAGGTCGCGAGACTTATTTCAACGTCCACGTCCCAGAGGGCGCCCCCGCCAACGTGACCATCACGCTGGAAGACGGAACCACATCCACTGCCTACCAGGACGAGAACTGGGCCCCGCCGACGGAAGGATGGGGAGAAGCTACCTTCCACACCCGGGGCGATCTGCCGACCGGCTGGCACACCATCCACCTCGAATCGGACGGTATCGACGAGACCTGTTCCCTTGTGGTCACCCCGCAGGTGATCCGCCGGAATCTCGAGCTCCTCAACAACCCCGCCTACGGCGTCATGGCCCAGCTCTATTCGGTGCGCTCCGAGCATTCCTGGGGTATCGGCGACTTCTACGACCTGGGAAAGCTCGCAAAGGTATTGGCCCGCAACGGCGCAGAGTTCCTTCTGATCAACCCCGTCCACGCGGCTCAACCCCTTCCGCCGATCGAGGATTCCCCGTACCTGCCGACGTCCCGCCGCTTCATCAACCCCATCTACATCTCGGTCGAGGACGTTCCCGAATACAAGCTTCTCGACGCCGACACCCGCGAAGACATCGAAGAGTTGGCAGCCGAGTTCAAAGCCCTCAACACCTCGTCCGACTTCATCGAGCGAAACCCGATCTTCGATGCGAAACTGGCCGCCCTCAACGAACTCTTCTATGTTTTCGAAGAGTCCGGGGACCACGAGGCATTCGACGCATTCGTCGAATTCGAAGGACAAGGCCTCCTCGAATACGCCCGGTGGTGTGCAAAACAGGAACTCGGCGTCGACTCTGACGACCTTCCCCGCTTCTACATGTGGCTACAGTTCGTCGCGGACAACCAGAGGAAAGCAGCCCAGCAGGCAGCTCTCGACGCCGGCATGTCCATCGGCATCATGACCGACCTCGCCGTTGGCGTTCACCCCGGCGGATCGGACGCCCACACTCTGCGAAAAGTCTTGGTCGAACAAGCCTCCGTCGGCGCCCCGCCCGACGCGTACAGCCAGCACGGTCAAGACTGGTCCCAGCCCCCGTGGAACCCGTTCAAACTCGCGGAGAATGGATATGTTCCCTGGCGCGAAATGCTCCAGACCGTGCTGCGCCACTCCGGCGGCATCCGCGTCGACCACATTCTGGGCCTGTTCCGTCTCTTTTGGATCCCGCGCATGGGCACCCCGGCCGAGGGCGCCTACATGAATTACGACCACGAGGCCATGCTCGGCATTCTCGCGCTGGAGGCTGACCGGGCAAATGCCGTGGTTGTGGGCGAAGACTTGGGCACCTTCGAACCGTGGGTCCAAGAGGAGCTGCGCGACCGAGGAATCTTGGGCACCTCCGTCATCTGGTTCGAGCACTCCCCCACCGGCGAAAGGCCGATGCAGCCGCAGGAGTACCGCAACCTCGCGCTGTCGTCAGTGGGCACCCACGATCTCCCGCCGACCGCCGGCTACCTGTCCGGTGCCCACAATGAACTGCGCCACCAGCTCGGCTTGATGGACGATTCTTTCGAGGAGATGGATGCCCAAGATATCGCCTGGCAGTCCCACGTCCTCAACACCGCCCGCGAGCACGGTTATTTTGCAAACACCCCGCTCGCCGACACCGACTTCGACGGACTCGGAAGAGAAGAACGCGGAGACGTCGACGAATTGGTGCTGGGGTTGACCCGCTTCATCGCCGACACCGGCTCAGCTTTGACCTGCACCAACCTCGTCGACATGGTCGGCGACACCCGCATCCAGAATCAGCCGGGCACGAATGCTGAACAATACAAAAACTGGTGCGTTCCCTTGAGCGACAAGGACGGAAACGCCGTGCTCATCGAGAACTTGGAAAATATCGACCTCTTCCACAAGGTCGCCGAAGCGAGTTCTAGAACAGCCCGATAA